The sequence AAGTGGCTTTACTGGAACGTCCACGTTGACGGATTGGAATACACGCACGACCTGATTGTCGAGCGCGAGGGCGTCTTCAAGGAATGCGTCGAGGCCATCAAGATGGCCAAGATTCTCGGGTTCCAGGTGGCCACCAACACCACGGTCTATAAGGAAACCGAGATCAAGGAAATCGAGGACATGTTCAAGTTCTTCTCGTGGCTGGACGTGGACGGCCACACGATTTCCCCCGGCTACGATTACGATGCCGCCAAGCAGGACATGGCCAAGCGCCTGCACAAGAATCCCGAGGAGTTCTTCCTCACCCGCGCCGCCACGCGCGAGAAGTTCAAGAACATCCAGGAATGGGGCAAGCAGTTCACCATCTTCGGCACGCCCGTCTATCAGGAATTCCTGGCCGGCAAGCGCGACCTCACCTGCACCGCCTGGGCCATCCCCACCTATAACATCAAAGGTTGGAAAGGCCCCTGCTACCTGATGACCGACGGCCACTACGATACCTACCAGAACATGCTGGATACGCTGGACTGGAGCAAATACGGCGTCGTCAACGGCGTCGTGCGCGATCCCCGCTGCGAGAATTGCATGGTCCACTGCGGCTACGACCCCAGCGGCGCGCTGGGCACGAACTACCAGGCCGGCGATAACTGGAAGAATTTCGCCTATAACTTCGCGACCCGCCCGCCCCGCTACGCCGAGGGCGACAAAGTCCAGGCCTACAACGGATGTTCGATTGGCAAGGGTCATCTTGCCCAGGCCCACACCGCCGTTGCGGAACACGGCAAAGCCATCCCCTGCGGCACCGGCGACACCAGCCAGCGGGACGACCTGCTCGCCAAAATCGCCAGTCAGAAAAAGATTGAAGTCAAAGCCGAATAACCGGCGCACCTGAACCACCCCATCC comes from Verrucomicrobiota bacterium and encodes:
- a CDS encoding DUF3463 domain-containing protein; amino-acid sequence: MRFPLALSVKIAKHIIKHKLRRTPKFAMVLQLEPLHTCNLTCTGCGRIREYSTSLKDMVPLEKCLAVAEECDAPMISVCGGEPLIYPKIEELVDGLLKQKRIVYICTNGLFMRKKMRDYLAAIYSPALETTLSRLVTDKLITDKEAETIRKGKADSRPVISPTKWLYWNVHVDGLEYTHDLIVEREGVFKECVEAIKMAKILGFQVATNTTVYKETEIKEIEDMFKFFSWLDVDGHTISPGYDYDAAKQDMAKRLHKNPEEFFLTRAATREKFKNIQEWGKQFTIFGTPVYQEFLAGKRDLTCTAWAIPTYNIKGWKGPCYLMTDGHYDTYQNMLDTLDWSKYGVVNGVVRDPRCENCMVHCGYDPSGALGTNYQAGDNWKNFAYNFATRPPRYAEGDKVQAYNGCSIGKGHLAQAHTAVAEHGKAIPCGTGDTSQRDDLLAKIASQKKIEVKAE